Proteins co-encoded in one Sandaracinaceae bacterium genomic window:
- a CDS encoding translocation/assembly module TamB domain-containing protein yields MGLLALLASLAYHLQLPLAGVVAVDALTSLLNRTIEGELEIGELQNVSWAKLVARDVVVRDPDGREVIRVGRVAAWPDFAALFDGVIRIDRARARDGVVTLYVSGEDEDTVSLVDAFLPVDTSPSSGTPPLVVVDGVELQNILVQGDAPGYEGMRFEQVAIAGRVEAQSDVRFIVHDGNALMTGPYPGVTEIERIVGHFDSDMAEGLDFFARARRDGTRVRARIELVRPDDEAPPVMDLTASAEPVEMATLAEMEVAPGLDSLRGTYHGHARLWGPTDDLELRAELRGEPGHFYVHGQLPSEGSLVLEAWTDGELALSELVDGAPALDIGGRVRLEIEPEDPPDSGERVQRVHAEVRPLTIEGYQIPAFTLDGLLQEDQLALTRLHADLVDGGADINGEIGFDGRVDVHVTARIANLQDEPNLRRLAPDARGSAFAVLDVRADPGFENLRFDGRLRLRGARYGNVRAETLDVSGQFAPGSGPAPVIHAEGTASGLRIGEVSLGDAEVSIHGGAGGYEVSARAADAQAGTLVLVQGRATSTAGGLTLDAPTLAIDLGDGAPMRGRVSLRFRPGQSVTVDPLVLERADERVVASGTYRFNGDDDIDIQLLNVDLAQIAPLAPEALEGLGGRVDGRAQIRGDIDRRPQGELTARIRDGSFRNVDEINGTVQLSLEDTTLDTNVRLDLGDQGSIGLEGPIEVTERALRDPSRLLDEATLDGLRVEAGNLDLRLLARLGVLEEIPVLGRITTTIELEGSARTPGLRDAVVVLDRIGLPGWDPLRGKVRLSYGADRVRVRHLWVADTQGELLEAEASLPFAIDDVPSSFQQFWAQLSAAEWSASVRVPRRRLDAYPRPLRDYVPPGLSASLSLTASGGPDGPHADFAAVGRYVEAATDDPCAAELRPLTTVRGTLDGEIAEARIYGFFGGTRPAIDATAIAVLPLDQWVQRGEVPEFPSTELTASVRGVTFQQVPWLCGFGSGPIQASVTAKDLLTDTPVVGAVVDLPHLRIWEVGGERGQARLSTDYRVHVRVGSTPERDAVTACTILGLAGEPGTEGARCREVDSAAANEMVSRLRVPVRWAAGQLLPAYVEGGEIVSWSDFESVRMEPALTFIPGIVSGDARMDGNVEVIGPWENLRLSGALDISDGHLQIEGLGQHLHDISGRVELHGDEALFPADQPLRAFDSGGRAVASGRIGFEGLVPREVDLSVATDRFPIRQEGMVLAWLSGSALIGGQITDERTETRIRTRGFTVRLPAQQAGSLQSLEPHHEVLVVGGERPVGGAIAARESYTLDVTIDASDPFWIRRDDFTAEVRAELEAIYRDPELRVSGVATLQRGTFEIFGKRFELQDGGTLSFGGEADLNPRVNITAIYEVPGRSTTVTVHVTGTLTDPQVRFESSDGGDRAEVIALLVSGGRQQGGTSELDASQEAASFLAGLTAGILTLGLRQEFGDVIPVLAIESQGLGGTRIRAGFNANELIPDFLRDFVTGMYIEGFLSAAADGTNAAGSSSGSGGVGGGVNVELTLPESFILRGSYVPVDNGSLDVLWEP; encoded by the coding sequence GTGGGGCTGCTCGCGCTGCTGGCGAGCCTCGCCTATCACCTGCAGCTGCCGCTGGCCGGGGTGGTCGCGGTCGACGCGCTCACCTCGCTGCTGAACCGGACGATCGAGGGCGAGCTCGAGATCGGCGAGCTGCAGAACGTGAGCTGGGCGAAGCTCGTCGCGCGCGACGTGGTGGTGCGCGATCCCGACGGCCGTGAGGTGATCCGCGTCGGCCGCGTCGCGGCGTGGCCGGACTTCGCGGCCCTCTTCGACGGGGTGATCCGGATCGATCGCGCGCGGGCCCGGGACGGCGTGGTCACGCTCTACGTCTCGGGCGAGGACGAGGACACCGTGTCCCTGGTCGACGCCTTCCTGCCCGTCGACACCTCTCCCAGCAGCGGCACGCCGCCCCTCGTCGTCGTCGACGGGGTCGAGCTTCAGAACATCCTCGTCCAGGGCGACGCGCCCGGCTACGAGGGCATGCGCTTCGAGCAGGTGGCCATCGCGGGCCGCGTCGAGGCGCAGAGCGACGTGCGGTTCATCGTGCACGACGGCAACGCGCTCATGACGGGGCCCTACCCCGGCGTGACGGAGATCGAGCGCATCGTCGGTCATTTCGACTCGGACATGGCGGAGGGGCTCGACTTCTTCGCCCGCGCGCGCCGCGACGGGACCCGCGTCCGCGCCCGCATCGAGCTGGTGCGCCCCGACGACGAGGCGCCGCCGGTGATGGACCTGACGGCGTCGGCCGAGCCGGTCGAGATGGCCACGCTGGCGGAGATGGAGGTGGCGCCCGGGCTCGACTCGCTGCGGGGCACCTATCACGGGCACGCCCGCCTCTGGGGTCCGACCGATGACCTCGAGCTGCGGGCGGAGCTGCGCGGCGAGCCCGGCCACTTCTACGTGCACGGGCAGCTGCCGAGCGAGGGCTCCCTGGTCCTCGAGGCCTGGACGGACGGTGAGCTGGCGCTCTCCGAGCTGGTCGACGGAGCGCCCGCCCTCGACATCGGCGGGCGGGTGCGGCTGGAGATCGAGCCCGAGGATCCGCCCGACTCGGGCGAGCGGGTGCAGCGCGTGCACGCCGAGGTGCGGCCGCTGACGATCGAGGGCTACCAGATCCCCGCCTTCACCCTCGACGGGCTCCTCCAGGAGGACCAGCTCGCGCTGACGCGCCTGCACGCCGACCTCGTCGACGGCGGCGCCGACATCAACGGCGAGATCGGCTTCGACGGGCGCGTGGACGTGCACGTCACGGCGCGGATCGCGAACCTCCAGGACGAGCCCAACCTGCGGCGGCTCGCCCCCGACGCGCGCGGCTCCGCCTTCGCGGTGCTCGACGTGCGCGCCGACCCGGGCTTCGAGAACCTGCGCTTCGACGGCCGGCTGCGGCTCCGGGGCGCGCGCTACGGGAACGTGAGGGCGGAGACGCTCGACGTCAGCGGCCAGTTCGCGCCCGGGAGCGGGCCGGCGCCCGTCATCCACGCAGAGGGGACCGCGAGCGGGCTGCGCATCGGGGAGGTCTCCCTCGGCGACGCCGAGGTCTCGATCCACGGCGGAGCGGGCGGCTACGAGGTGAGCGCGCGCGCCGCCGACGCCCAGGCCGGCACGCTGGTGCTCGTGCAGGGCCGCGCGACGTCCACCGCGGGCGGGCTGACCCTGGACGCGCCGACCCTCGCCATCGACCTCGGAGACGGCGCGCCGATGCGTGGGCGGGTGAGCCTGCGCTTCCGCCCGGGGCAGTCGGTGACGGTCGATCCGCTGGTGCTCGAGCGCGCGGACGAGCGCGTCGTGGCGAGCGGGACGTACCGCTTCAACGGCGACGACGACATCGACATCCAGCTGCTGAACGTCGACCTCGCCCAGATCGCGCCGCTCGCCCCGGAGGCGCTCGAGGGGCTCGGCGGGCGCGTCGACGGGAGAGCTCAGATCCGCGGCGACATCGACCGACGTCCGCAAGGAGAGCTGACCGCGCGGATCCGCGACGGCTCGTTCCGCAACGTCGACGAGATCAATGGCACGGTGCAGCTCTCGCTCGAGGACACGACGCTCGACACCAACGTGCGGCTCGATCTGGGAGACCAGGGCTCCATCGGGCTCGAGGGGCCGATCGAGGTCACCGAGCGCGCGCTCCGCGACCCCTCGCGCCTGCTCGACGAGGCGACGCTGGACGGGCTCCGCGTCGAGGCGGGCAACCTGGACCTCCGCCTCCTCGCGCGGCTCGGCGTGCTCGAGGAGATCCCGGTGCTCGGGCGGATCACCACGACCATCGAGCTCGAGGGGAGCGCGCGCACGCCGGGCCTGCGCGACGCGGTGGTCGTCCTGGATCGCATCGGCTTGCCCGGCTGGGATCCGCTCCGCGGCAAGGTGCGGCTGAGCTATGGCGCGGACCGCGTCCGGGTGCGCCACCTCTGGGTCGCGGACACGCAAGGGGAGCTGCTCGAGGCCGAGGCCTCCCTGCCCTTCGCCATCGACGACGTCCCCAGCAGCTTCCAGCAGTTCTGGGCCCAGCTCTCGGCGGCGGAGTGGAGCGCATCCGTGCGCGTCCCGCGGCGCCGCCTCGACGCCTACCCACGCCCACTCCGCGACTACGTCCCGCCGGGCCTCAGCGCGTCGCTCAGCCTGACCGCGTCGGGTGGCCCCGACGGGCCGCACGCGGACTTCGCCGCGGTGGGGCGTTACGTGGAGGCGGCGACCGACGATCCCTGCGCGGCGGAGCTCCGGCCCCTGACCACCGTGCGCGGCACGCTCGACGGCGAGATCGCGGAGGCGCGGATCTACGGCTTCTTCGGGGGGACCCGGCCCGCGATCGACGCGACGGCCATCGCGGTCCTGCCGCTCGACCAGTGGGTGCAGCGCGGGGAGGTGCCGGAGTTCCCCTCGACCGAGCTGACCGCGAGCGTGCGCGGCGTGACGTTCCAGCAGGTCCCGTGGCTGTGCGGCTTCGGCTCCGGTCCCATCCAGGCGTCGGTGACCGCGAAGGATCTCTTGACCGACACCCCGGTGGTCGGCGCGGTCGTCGACCTCCCACACCTGCGGATCTGGGAGGTGGGGGGCGAGCGCGGGCAGGCGCGGCTCAGCACCGACTATCGCGTGCACGTGCGGGTGGGCAGCACCCCGGAGCGAGACGCGGTCACCGCCTGCACGATCCTCGGGCTGGCGGGCGAGCCGGGCACGGAGGGCGCGCGCTGCCGAGAGGTCGACTCCGCGGCCGCGAACGAGATGGTCAGCCGGCTGCGCGTGCCCGTGCGCTGGGCGGCGGGGCAGCTCCTGCCGGCCTACGTGGAGGGCGGCGAGATCGTCAGCTGGAGCGACTTCGAGTCGGTCCGCATGGAGCCGGCGCTGACGTTCATCCCGGGCATCGTCTCGGGGGACGCGCGCATGGACGGCAACGTGGAGGTGATCGGCCCGTGGGAGAACCTGCGGCTGAGCGGCGCGCTCGACATCAGCGATGGGCACCTGCAGATCGAGGGCCTGGGGCAGCACCTGCACGACATCTCCGGCCGCGTGGAGCTGCACGGGGACGAGGCGCTCTTCCCCGCGGACCAACCGCTCCGCGCCTTCGACTCGGGCGGGCGCGCGGTGGCGAGCGGGCGGATCGGCTTCGAGGGGCTGGTGCCGCGCGAGGTCGACCTCTCCGTGGCGACCGACCGCTTCCCCATCCGCCAGGAGGGCATGGTGCTCGCGTGGCTGAGCGGCAGCGCGCTGATCGGCGGGCAGATCACCGACGAGCGCACGGAGACCCGGATCCGCACCCGCGGCTTCACCGTCCGGCTGCCGGCGCAGCAGGCGGGGAGCCTGCAGTCGCTCGAGCCCCACCACGAGGTGCTGGTCGTGGGCGGCGAGCGCCCGGTGGGCGGCGCCATCGCGGCGCGAGAGAGCTACACACTCGACGTCACCATCGACGCGAGCGACCCGTTCTGGATCCGCCGCGACGACTTCACGGCGGAGGTGCGCGCCGAGCTCGAGGCCATCTATCGCGACCCGGAGCTCCGCGTGAGCGGCGTCGCGACGCTCCAGCGCGGCACGTTCGAGATCTTCGGCAAGCGCTTCGAGCTGCAGGACGGAGGCACGCTGAGCTTCGGGGGCGAGGCGGACCTCAACCCGCGCGTGAACATCACCGCCATCTACGAGGTGCCCGGGCGCAGCACGACGGTGACCGTGCACGTCACCGGCACGCTGACGGATCCGCAGGTGCGCTTCGAGTCGAGCGACGGCGGGGACCGGGCCGAGGTCATCGCGCTCCTCGTCAGCGGCGGCCGGCAGCAGGGCGGCACGTCGGAGCTGGACGCGAGCCAGGAGGCCGCGAGCTTCCTCGCGGGCCTGACCGCCGGCATCCTCACCCTGGGCCTGCGTCAGGAGTTCGGCGACGTGATCCCGGTGCTCGCGATCGAATCCCAGGGCCTCGGCGGCACGCGCATCCGCGCGGGCTTCAACGCCAACGAGCTCATCCCGGACTTCCTGCGCGACTTCGTCACGGGCATGTACATCGAGGGCTTCCTCAGCGCGGCCGCGGACGGCACCAACGCGGCCGGCTCCTCGAGCGGCTCGGGCGGCGTCGGCGGCGGCGTGAACGTCGAGCTCACCCTCCCCGAGAGCTTCATCCTCCGCGGCAGCTACGTCCCCGTCGACAACGGCTCCCTCGACGTGCTCTGGGAGCCGTGA
- a CDS encoding POTRA domain-containing protein, with the protein MRRALTTLALVGGLTALAGTARAQVPWDAPSPRGFVEVPRSGGHVELGFWQASRDELRLASFSILGRLGLVLERTTELRFTYGIAYGDLDAEVFGQSEAWTSGNPMLSVLYVAGEETFRLRVGGGVAVPLVADRDGDRNAAYFAAASRGLSEIWLWASERVGLVPELSLEWVPTEPLYFEGSVRPGVLVAIDDDVGLIPPEDNEDADAIDPVDVVVEAAIAAGLRADNFFGGVRLRAIFSPTLATETFQTSAEGFFRVTGMIADSVELFGEARLNVALDPNLGFGFAELGHWGAFLSIGAAATPAEIEDGRYGVENLTIHGAEQMDAEAIAACLGTRDRSTFNVDIGLRGAPSCGEPPFDGSHLIVDFWHWPWTEWPLYDESVFERDLERIERWYRARGYLDARVVDTEVDPPAATGTDRDVEGCGAGDESDCTVDVSVTVEEGEPVRIARMSIRGIDVLPEGMREQLRAQLRFSRDDRFDEALYELTKRDMLRVLADAGYAHARVDGEVKLNRGRREAYIVFIVDADLPNVVGRVCVTGYDNLPPDTLLAVADLAPGETFSLAALEESQRALYALGAFSSVEIRPEDREENEEVEGAGDDASSEPPVVDAEDVDVQIGDTDRFCQDGPAQVEEGHEPVDIEIRVAPGRAFRYGFGGGFQAGQAITFGTATNFAGQQDAAQWDIHLSATLEHRNLFDRLIRWRFELRPRLIFEMPVFNFTPAQNPPFGIQAVTSFRWPAFLEPRTNLLFQLREDLGPMPFTGFFRSELDGVLGPERTWLDGRLYTAAFIHGNWFFPTDVQPIDPTQRLPETGSLWLEEVVRLDLRDDPRNPRAGAYFAVTSQQSVQPLSSWDMIAVNAEARGYVPIGDVVLAGRFEIGVMHVISYDQSLLADNVYQLNVLGPTLLHLRGGGASSNRGYLPGLLGDAVQRYVNTPRSRADLERGLDIQQRPVRISGGTRSWEASLELRVPITAAFGVVLFGDAGDVSRPPLGSTSSDAPFRFDHPQVSVGLGIRYRTIVGPLRLDLAWAPPELRSFGGDSSLPPTCTADSANECNPRNYLFTREFPAAVHITIGEAF; encoded by the coding sequence ATGAGACGCGCGCTGACCACGCTGGCTCTGGTCGGCGGGCTGACGGCGCTCGCCGGGACCGCACGCGCCCAGGTGCCCTGGGACGCGCCCTCCCCGCGTGGGTTCGTCGAGGTCCCCCGCAGCGGCGGCCACGTGGAGCTGGGCTTCTGGCAGGCCTCGCGCGACGAGCTGCGCCTGGCGTCGTTCTCGATCCTCGGGCGGCTCGGCCTCGTGCTCGAGCGCACCACGGAGCTGCGCTTCACGTACGGCATCGCGTACGGCGACCTCGACGCGGAGGTCTTCGGCCAGAGCGAGGCCTGGACCTCGGGCAACCCCATGCTCTCGGTCCTCTACGTGGCCGGCGAGGAGACGTTTCGCCTCCGGGTGGGCGGCGGCGTCGCCGTCCCGCTGGTCGCGGACCGCGACGGGGACCGGAACGCCGCCTACTTCGCCGCGGCGAGCCGTGGGCTGAGCGAGATCTGGCTCTGGGCCTCCGAGCGCGTCGGCCTCGTGCCCGAGCTGAGCCTCGAGTGGGTCCCCACCGAGCCCCTCTACTTCGAGGGATCGGTGCGCCCCGGCGTCCTCGTCGCGATCGACGACGACGTCGGGCTCATCCCGCCGGAGGACAACGAAGACGCCGACGCCATCGACCCGGTGGACGTGGTGGTGGAGGCGGCCATCGCGGCGGGGCTCCGCGCCGACAACTTCTTCGGCGGCGTTCGCCTGCGCGCGATCTTCAGCCCGACCCTCGCGACCGAGACCTTCCAGACCTCGGCCGAGGGCTTCTTCCGCGTCACCGGCATGATCGCCGACTCGGTGGAGCTCTTCGGCGAGGCGCGCTTGAACGTGGCCCTCGACCCCAACCTCGGCTTCGGGTTCGCGGAGCTGGGCCACTGGGGCGCCTTCCTCTCCATCGGCGCCGCGGCCACCCCGGCCGAGATCGAGGACGGCCGCTACGGCGTCGAGAACCTCACCATCCACGGCGCCGAGCAGATGGACGCGGAGGCGATCGCGGCCTGCCTCGGGACCCGCGACCGGTCGACCTTCAACGTCGACATCGGTCTGCGCGGCGCGCCCTCGTGCGGCGAGCCGCCGTTCGACGGCAGCCACCTCATCGTCGACTTCTGGCACTGGCCCTGGACCGAGTGGCCGCTCTACGACGAGAGCGTGTTCGAGCGAGACCTCGAGCGCATCGAGCGCTGGTACCGGGCGCGGGGCTACCTCGACGCGCGCGTGGTCGACACCGAGGTCGATCCCCCGGCGGCGACGGGCACCGATCGCGACGTCGAGGGCTGCGGCGCGGGCGACGAGAGCGACTGCACCGTCGACGTCAGCGTGACGGTCGAGGAGGGTGAGCCGGTCCGCATCGCCCGCATGTCGATCCGGGGGATCGACGTGCTCCCCGAAGGCATGCGCGAGCAGCTGCGCGCCCAGCTGCGTTTCAGCCGCGACGACCGCTTCGACGAGGCGCTCTACGAGCTGACCAAGCGAGACATGCTCCGCGTGCTCGCCGACGCCGGGTACGCGCACGCGCGGGTCGACGGTGAGGTCAAGCTCAACCGGGGCCGCCGCGAGGCCTACATCGTCTTCATCGTCGACGCGGACCTGCCCAACGTGGTCGGCCGGGTCTGCGTGACCGGCTACGACAACCTCCCGCCCGACACGCTGCTCGCGGTCGCCGACCTCGCCCCTGGAGAGACCTTCAGCCTCGCCGCCCTCGAGGAGTCGCAGCGCGCGCTCTATGCCCTCGGCGCGTTCAGCAGCGTCGAGATTCGCCCCGAGGATCGAGAGGAGAACGAGGAGGTCGAGGGCGCGGGCGACGACGCCTCCAGCGAGCCGCCCGTGGTCGACGCCGAAGACGTGGACGTCCAGATCGGAGACACGGACCGCTTCTGCCAGGACGGCCCGGCGCAGGTCGAGGAGGGGCACGAGCCGGTCGACATCGAGATCCGCGTCGCGCCGGGTCGCGCCTTCCGATACGGCTTCGGCGGCGGCTTCCAGGCGGGTCAGGCCATCACCTTCGGCACGGCGACGAACTTCGCCGGGCAGCAGGACGCGGCCCAGTGGGACATCCACCTCAGCGCCACGCTCGAGCACCGCAACCTCTTCGACCGACTCATCCGCTGGCGCTTCGAGCTGCGGCCGCGCCTCATCTTCGAGATGCCGGTCTTCAACTTCACGCCGGCGCAGAACCCGCCCTTCGGTATCCAGGCCGTGACGAGCTTCCGGTGGCCCGCGTTCCTGGAGCCGCGCACCAATCTCCTGTTCCAGCTCCGCGAGGACCTCGGCCCGATGCCCTTCACGGGCTTCTTCCGCTCGGAGCTCGACGGAGTGCTCGGGCCGGAGCGCACCTGGCTCGACGGGCGCCTCTACACGGCGGCCTTCATCCACGGGAACTGGTTCTTCCCCACTGACGTGCAGCCGATCGACCCGACCCAGCGGCTGCCCGAGACCGGCTCGCTCTGGCTCGAGGAGGTGGTGCGCCTCGATCTGCGGGACGACCCGCGCAACCCGCGCGCCGGGGCCTACTTCGCCGTCACGTCGCAGCAGAGCGTCCAGCCGCTGAGCTCGTGGGACATGATCGCCGTCAACGCCGAAGCCCGAGGGTACGTGCCGATCGGCGACGTCGTGCTCGCGGGCCGCTTCGAGATCGGCGTGATGCACGTCATCAGCTACGACCAGAGCCTGCTCGCCGACAACGTCTACCAGCTCAACGTGCTCGGCCCGACCCTGCTCCACCTCCGGGGCGGCGGCGCCTCGAGCAACCGCGGCTACCTGCCCGGCCTCCTCGGCGACGCGGTGCAGCGCTATGTCAACACGCCGCGCTCACGGGCCGATCTCGAGCGCGGGCTGGACATCCAGCAACGCCCCGTGCGCATCTCCGGCGGCACACGGAGCTGGGAGGCGTCGCTCGAGCTGCGTGTGCCGATCACGGCCGCCTTCGGCGTCGTGCTCTTCGGGGACGCGGGCGACGTCTCGCGGCCACCGCTCGGCTCGACCAGCAGCGACGCGCCCTTCCGCTTCGACCACCCGCAGGTCTCGGTCGGGCTCGGGATCCGCTACCGCACCATCGTCGGCCCCCTGCGGCTGGACCTGGCGTGGGCCCCGCCCGAGCTGCGGAGCTTCGGCGGCGACAGCTCCCTGCCGCCGACGTGCACCGCGGACTCCGCCAACGAGTGCAACCCGCGCAACTACCTGTTCACCCGTGAGTTCCCGGCCGCCGTTCACATCACCATCGGCGAGGCGTTCTGA
- a CDS encoding universal stress protein, whose product MAITQSILVATDFSEAARFGLEKAGELAREVGAKVTVCHVLDPSPLAPIATRGEAAKQLEVEQDVEKAIHAALTEVVEKHFGDIEKTKTALIISPNAADGICHYAQKEDVDLIVISTHGRTGLAHLLIGSVAENVVRHSPCPVLSVRSPVQGER is encoded by the coding sequence ATGGCCATCACCCAGAGCATTCTGGTCGCCACCGACTTCTCCGAAGCAGCCCGGTTCGGCCTCGAAAAGGCGGGCGAGCTCGCCCGCGAGGTCGGCGCGAAGGTGACCGTGTGTCACGTGCTCGACCCGTCTCCGCTGGCTCCGATCGCGACGCGAGGCGAAGCCGCCAAGCAGCTCGAGGTCGAGCAGGACGTCGAGAAGGCGATCCACGCGGCGCTCACCGAGGTCGTGGAGAAGCACTTCGGCGACATCGAGAAGACGAAGACCGCGCTGATCATCAGCCCCAACGCAGCGGACGGGATCTGCCACTACGCCCAGAAGGAGGATGTGGACCTGATCGTCATCTCGACCCACGGCCGCACCGGGCTGGCGCACCTGCTGATCGGCAGCGTCGCCGAGAACGTGGTGCGACACTCCCCTTGCCCCGTCCTCAGCGTCCGATCCCCGGTCCAGGGCGAGCGCTGA
- a CDS encoding protein kinase has translation MGEKTGGRAERSGARSASGRGVTASGTSPSGTYAESELPRMLTDRYRLEAMIAKGGMGRVYRATQLPLERSVAVKVLVPPPNVDGDFHRRFLLEASVCANLTHPNIVVVHDYGESEEGELFMAMELLDGEPLRDTIEREGPLEPDRAARIAVQIARALRAAHREGVAHRDLKPGNVFVRADSGDEDGERDVVKVLDFGLVKVFEEERAGVEEDETDGDLMLGSPRYMSPEQVLCEAVDARSDIYSFGACLFAMLTGRPPFLGRSPMEVLTQHLRRPTPSLASVFAELPEPPAHDPPEALDAVIQRCMQKDPDERYQSIDEVIDALKAAAPKDAALTGAFEALGSTSEIRPTEARASSSRLPWLLAAALLGLAGLAAAMILPRSGAEGEPPAPRVASARPAAPLDVPVTITSEPSGAEVSSGGVVLGVTPLTRDLPVTPHGATREFELRLEGYLPGRARHEVVGEFVEVHVGLEPAPPPEPPQVEEAEPTPAVRRAAPRRRRAAPRAARREETSPRGTPQRSRLVDERRTRIPVVD, from the coding sequence TTGGGCGAGAAGACCGGGGGGCGCGCGGAGCGCAGCGGGGCGAGATCCGCCTCGGGGCGGGGCGTGACCGCGTCCGGCACCTCCCCGTCGGGCACGTACGCGGAGTCCGAGCTGCCGCGCATGCTCACCGACCGCTACCGCCTCGAGGCGATGATCGCCAAGGGCGGCATGGGCCGCGTCTACCGCGCGACCCAGCTGCCGCTCGAGCGATCGGTGGCGGTGAAGGTGCTCGTGCCTCCGCCCAACGTGGATGGCGACTTCCACCGCCGCTTCCTCCTCGAGGCGTCGGTGTGCGCGAACCTGACCCACCCGAACATCGTCGTCGTTCACGACTACGGCGAGTCCGAAGAGGGCGAGCTGTTCATGGCCATGGAGCTGCTCGACGGCGAGCCGCTCCGCGACACGATCGAGCGGGAGGGGCCGCTCGAGCCCGATCGGGCCGCGCGCATCGCGGTGCAGATCGCGCGCGCCCTGAGAGCGGCGCACCGCGAGGGCGTGGCGCACCGCGATCTGAAGCCGGGCAACGTCTTCGTGCGCGCCGACAGCGGCGACGAGGACGGCGAGCGCGACGTGGTGAAGGTCCTCGACTTCGGCCTCGTGAAGGTCTTCGAGGAGGAGCGGGCCGGGGTCGAGGAGGACGAGACCGACGGGGATCTGATGCTGGGCTCGCCCCGCTACATGTCGCCCGAGCAGGTCCTGTGCGAGGCGGTGGACGCGCGCTCGGACATCTACTCCTTCGGCGCGTGCCTCTTCGCGATGCTGACCGGGCGACCCCCGTTCCTGGGGCGGAGCCCGATGGAGGTGCTCACCCAGCATCTGCGCCGCCCGACCCCGTCGCTGGCGTCGGTCTTCGCGGAGCTTCCCGAGCCCCCGGCGCACGATCCCCCCGAGGCGCTGGACGCCGTCATCCAGCGCTGCATGCAGAAGGACCCCGACGAGCGCTACCAGAGCATCGACGAGGTGATCGACGCCCTGAAGGCGGCCGCGCCGAAGGACGCCGCCCTGACCGGGGCCTTCGAGGCGCTCGGCTCGACGTCCGAGATCCGCCCCACCGAGGCGCGCGCGAGCTCGAGTCGACTGCCCTGGCTGCTCGCGGCGGCGCTGCTGGGCCTGGCCGGGCTCGCGGCCGCGATGATCCTGCCGCGCTCCGGAGCAGAAGGGGAGCCGCCCGCGCCTCGGGTGGCTTCGGCCCGCCCCGCCGCGCCGCTCGACGTGCCGGTGACGATCACGAGCGAGCCCAGCGGGGCGGAGGTGAGCTCGGGCGGCGTCGTGCTCGGCGTGACCCCCCTGACGCGAGACCTCCCCGTGACCCCGCATGGCGCGACGCGCGAGTTCGAGCTGCGCCTGGAGGGCTACCTGCCGGGGCGCGCCCGCCACGAGGTGGTCGGGGAGTTCGTCGAGGTGCACGTCGGGCTCGAGCCCGCGCCGCCGCCCGAGCCTCCACAGGTCGAGGAGGCCGAGCCCACGCCCGCCGTGCGCCGCGCCGCGCCGCGCCGACGTCGAGCCGCGCCCCGCGCCGCCCGCCGCGAGGAGACCTCCCCTCGCGGCACCCCGCAGCGCTCCCGGCTGGTCGATGAGCGGCGCACCCGCATTCCGGTCGTGGACTGA